The DNA sequence CTAAACAATATAGATGTTATTATAAAAGCTAATTTTCTCATTTTAATTATCTTAACTATTCGATATTGGTCTTGTTGATATTTGTAATCTATTGCAAAAACAGGTTTACTTAATTGCTCTCTCAAGCTGAACAAGCAAATCAACTGCCTGCGAATATACTTCCGCTGATTTTGTTTTAACAGCTGTTGGTGCATATCGTGCCATTTCACACAAATCTGCAAGTTCAGCCACTTTAGAGATTAGCTCTTCGCTTACTTCTCTTTCTCTCATCTCCTCAAACACACGTTCGCGGTTTAGACGCGACTGGTCTATCGCTAATTTATCGCCCAAGTACTGCCACAAGGCTCTCAGAACCTCATCATAGACTTGCGCATCTTTGTTGTCGCGTACAAGTTTTTTAGCTGATTTTAATCTATTACGCGATAATTTCGCAGCTCTCTTGTTTCTAACTTTTACTATATCAGACCTATCCTGAGCCTGTTTTCGCTTTAAAATCAGAAATATAACAAACAACAATAGAGGTAACAGATAGATTGTCCAAAAGAGTGGCGTGGCGAAGAAGTACGAGCCTTTGTATTTTAAATCCAAGTCGCCTGTCTGTATAAATCTGATATCTGAACCTATATCGCGCACATCTCGCCGTGCTGGACCTGTTACTATACTTTGAGAGGCATCTTGCGCCCCTTGCTCTACGGTTATCTCAAACGGTCCTGCCGACAGTTTTTTGTACGATTTGGACGATGTGTCGAAATATGAGCAGCTGAAAGCTGGAATTGTGTAAGTCCCTGCATGACGCGGAATTATAACATAATCCCACAGAATGACTCCCGTTGACCCCTGCGATGTTGTCTTAACGTTGACATCTTTTTTGGGGTCATAGACCTCAAAATCAGTGGGGAAGGTAATTTGTGGATTATCGACAAACTTAATATTTCCGGTGCCTGTCAGTTTAACTTTCAGATTTAGAGCGTCATTGGTTTTAAGCTCATTTCTACTGACTGAGGCATCAAGTCGCATTTGTCCCACGCCTCCTGTAAAGTCGGATGGACGTGGCTCCGGCAAAGGTTTAACATCAACTCTTACAACTGGGCTACTGTTAGCAACCTTGAAACGGCGGACATTTCCACCGAAAAACGATTCAAAAGGATCATTTGTCCGAACTCTTTCCGTAACAATGGCTTCAATGGTAAATGGGTCGATTTCAATGGTTCCGCTCTTCTGTGGCATTAGCTGATACTTGGCTACTAAGCCCGCCTGATATATCCTGCCATTGATATTTTCGCGTTGCAGTTGTATTTGCGTAACCGTTTCGATATCCTCCTTAAAAAAGCCTGTAAACTTGGGGAACTCAACTTTCTCAAATCCGCTTAAATTCAGGGTTGTATAGAGTTTCAGGGTTGCCACGATAGCCTCGCCCTGATAAACACTTTTTCTATCAACATGTACGCGAACAAAGAAATCGTCTTCGTTGCTTGCCAATTTTTCGCTTCTACTTGACTGTTGTCCTTGTCGTTGGGCTGGTTGCTGTTGTTGCGCCGCCCCTTTTACAACCTCGATTGTGACAGCTCGCGACTGCACTTTTTTACCCTCAAAAACCACGGTAGCAGGTTCAATTGTGTGTGTGCCTTCAGTTACAGCCTCGAGGACATATGTGTAAGTAATGGAAAATGATGAGCTCATTTTACCATTAATAAGTTGCATTTGTTGACTGCGTGACACGCCGGGTCCCGAAAGTAGCCGAAAAGCATCTGGCAACGTAAATTCGGGTGCATCAGTGCGCTCGTTAACGGTGTATGTCAACTGGAAACGTTCGCCTGTCTGCACTACGCGGGGGGCACTTGCCTGAATTTCGGTCTGCGCCTGCAACGTGGCTGTGCAACAGCAAACTGCCAAAAACGTTAGCGATATCGTGATTTTATAAAGTTTATTGATTGACATTCTTCTCAAAATAATCAGTTAAATAGTAAGTTTTATAGATACAAAATTACAATAAATCACTAACTCTACCAATCTCTTGTCGATTTAGGACGTGATTTCGATTTCTTTTGTCGGTTCAATCTTTCTTGAACATTCTGTTCTTCATTTTGCAATGCTTCAAGAATACGTGCTGCGTCTTCTTTCGAGTATTTTTCTTTATCATCTTGTTGATCTTCTTTCTCCTCAGCCTCTTGCATCTGTTGCTCTTGAGCCTGTTGTTCTTCTGCTTGTTGCTGTTGCCCCTGCTGTTGCTGTTGGTCTTGCTGATTGTCTTGATTATCCTGATTTTCGTCGTTTTGTTGCTGCTGTTGCTGGTCTTGCATTTGGTTCAACTTGCTTTGGGCTAAAGCTAAATTATATTTTGTCTCTATATCATTTGGGTTTCTTCTGAGTGCGTTCTTATACGACTCAATGCTCTCTTTAATTTTTCCTTGCATTAATTGCGAATTTCCCAAATTGTGGAAAATTTTCGCACTGATAGTATCGTGTGCAATTGTGTTTTGTATGGCTTTATACTCTCGCTCAGCCATATCGTAGGCTTTGAGCTTAAAGTTGGTGTTTGCAAGATTATATTTGGCTTCATACGATGTTGGAGCCTTTTCGATTGCTTGTCGATACATTTCGGCTGCTTTTTTCATTTTTACGGTATCAACCTGACCTGTATCGCCAATTGCCGATTTGTAATAGTCGTTTCCCGATCGTATATATTTGCGCTCTTTCTGACTATAAGCCACTTGCGTTGCTGATAATAACAATATCAGTGCAATATTTAGAATTTTACTACTTCTCATTTTTACTATATGTTAGCTTAAAAAATCTTTTTTGTATTTTAAGTGGATTAATTTTCTGCCAAAATTGTGATTTTCTTTCAGCAATTAACAATTCTAAAATCAATAATATAAAGCTAAGTGCTGCGATAAAAACAAACTGTTCTTCATATTCGGCAAATACTTTTTCCACAACTTCGCCTTTTTCAATTTTATTCAGCTCATCGAATAGATTTGAAAGCCCTACTCTTTGGTTGTTTGCACGGATATATGCGCCATTTCCTGCAGAGGCTAATTGTTGCAACATTCCCTCGTTAAGCCTTGTAATAACGGTGTTTCCTTGTCTGTCGCGATGAAAGTCGTTTGGTCTGTTTTTTATGGGAATTGGAGAACCCTCAGGCAATCCCATTCCTAAAGTAAATATTCTAATTCCTTGTTCAACAGCACTTTGAGCCAACTCAATAGCTTTATCTTCGTGGTCTTCGCCATCGGAAATAATAATTATGGCTTTGTTCCTAACATCTGAGTTTGAGAATGATACAAGTGCCCGATTTATCGCAGTAGAGATATCAGTTCCTTGATTGCTAATTAGTTCGGGTTCAACCATATCGACAAACATTCTGGCTGCTCCGTAATCGCTTGTCATGGGAAGTTGTGTAAATGCGTCGCCAGCAAAGACTATCAAGCTAATGCGGTCGTTTTCTAATTGCCCAATAAGCTGATTTATAGCACGTTTAGCCGCAGTAAGCCTGTTTGGTTTAATATCTTCAGCTAACATACTGTTTGATATGTCTAAAGCTATCACTAGCTCCAAGCCTTGTCGCTTAACTTCTTCTGTTCTTACGCCATATCTGGGTCTTGATACCAAAAAAACCAATGATATCACAGCCAATGACCAAACAATAAACTTATATACAGGTCGTAATGTTGAACGTTTTGGCATGAGTTGTTCAACTATGCTTGCCTTGCCAAGTTTTTTAATTCTTTGGTTAATGATATATCGCCATGCAATAAAGGCCGCTATCGCTATGGGGATAAGCCAAAGAAGTTTCAAATATTGCGGGTTTCCAAACTCAAACATAATGTTACTTTTTAAGGAATAGTTTTAAAAATAGTGTTTCTTAAGAGAAACTCGATCAAAATCAATCCAAGTGCTCCAACTGCAAACATAAGGTATGCCTCTTGTTTTTTGCTATACTCTTTTACTTCGATTTTAGTTTTTTCCAATTGGTCAATCTGCTCGTAAATTTTGGTTAATGTCTGTTTATTTGTTGCTCTAAAGTATTGACCATCAGTCAAATCAGATATTTGTCGCAACAAATCTTCGTCAATTTCGGTTTTCATATTTTGATATTGAATACCAAACGGCGTTTGCACAGGATAAGGTGCCTCGCCCATTGAACCTATGCCAACAGTATATGTCCTGATACCGAACGTTTTAGCTATCTCGGCGGCTGTAATTGGGTCAACCGAACCAGAATTGTTAACTCCGTCTGTCAGCAGGATAATGACCTTACTCTTAGCATCGCTATCGCGCAAACGACTGACGGATGTTCCTAATCCTGAACCTATTGCGGTTCCATCAGCGATAATTCCTGCCTTGATATCTGAAATTAAATTGATAAGAACGGCATGGTCGGTTGTCAGTGGGCATTGGGTAAAGCTCTCGCCGGCATATATTACCAAGCCTATTCTATCGTTTGGACGTCCGCTGATAAATCGTTGGGCAGTCTCTTTTGCTACCTCTAACCTATCGGGCTTGAAATCGCGGGCTAGCATACTGCCTGAAATATCTAAAGCGATTATAATATCTATCCCCTCAGTTGTCTGAGTTTCCCATGCACGCGATGATTGCGGACGCGCCATTA is a window from the Bacteroidales bacterium genome containing:
- a CDS encoding VWA domain-containing protein produces the protein MFNYTFANPEYFYLFFLLLPLIAWYILKEKKQYASYQTSSLEAFKAGANRWRIYLRHVLFLLRILALSLLIVVMARPQSSRAWETQTTEGIDIIIALDISGSMLARDFKPDRLEVAKETAQRFISGRPNDRIGLVIYAGESFTQCPLTTDHAVLINLISDIKAGIIADGTAIGSGLGTSVSRLRDSDAKSKVIILLTDGVNNSGSVDPITAAEIAKTFGIRTYTVGIGSMGEAPYPVQTPFGIQYQNMKTEIDEDLLRQISDLTDGQYFRATNKQTLTKIYEQIDQLEKTKIEVKEYSKKQEAYLMFAVGALGLILIEFLLRNTIFKTIP
- a CDS encoding VWA domain-containing protein yields the protein MFEFGNPQYLKLLWLIPIAIAAFIAWRYIINQRIKKLGKASIVEQLMPKRSTLRPVYKFIVWSLAVISLVFLVSRPRYGVRTEEVKRQGLELVIALDISNSMLAEDIKPNRLTAAKRAINQLIGQLENDRISLIVFAGDAFTQLPMTSDYGAARMFVDMVEPELISNQGTDISTAINRALVSFSNSDVRNKAIIIISDGEDHEDKAIELAQSAVEQGIRIFTLGMGLPEGSPIPIKNRPNDFHRDRQGNTVITRLNEGMLQQLASAGNGAYIRANNQRVGLSNLFDELNKIEKGEVVEKVFAEYEEQFVFIAALSFILLILELLIAERKSQFWQKINPLKIQKRFFKLTYSKNEK
- a CDS encoding tetratricopeptide repeat protein; its protein translation is MRSSKILNIALILLLSATQVAYSQKERKYIRSGNDYYKSAIGDTGQVDTVKMKKAAEMYRQAIEKAPTSYEAKYNLANTNFKLKAYDMAEREYKAIQNTIAHDTISAKIFHNLGNSQLMQGKIKESIESYKNALRRNPNDIETKYNLALAQSKLNQMQDQQQQQQNDENQDNQDNQQDQQQQQGQQQQAEEQQAQEQQMQEAEEKEDQQDDKEKYSKEDAARILEALQNEEQNVQERLNRQKKSKSRPKSTRDW
- a CDS encoding protein BatD; its protein translation is MSINKLYKITISLTFLAVCCCTATLQAQTEIQASAPRVVQTGERFQLTYTVNERTDAPEFTLPDAFRLLSGPGVSRSQQMQLINGKMSSSFSITYTYVLEAVTEGTHTIEPATVVFEGKKVQSRAVTIEVVKGAAQQQQPAQRQGQQSSRSEKLASNEDDFFVRVHVDRKSVYQGEAIVATLKLYTTLNLSGFEKVEFPKFTGFFKEDIETVTQIQLQRENINGRIYQAGLVAKYQLMPQKSGTIEIDPFTIEAIVTERVRTNDPFESFFGGNVRRFKVANSSPVVRVDVKPLPEPRPSDFTGGVGQMRLDASVSRNELKTNDALNLKVKLTGTGNIKFVDNPQITFPTDFEVYDPKKDVNVKTTSQGSTGVILWDYVIIPRHAGTYTIPAFSCSYFDTSSKSYKKLSAGPFEITVEQGAQDASQSIVTGPARRDVRDIGSDIRFIQTGDLDLKYKGSYFFATPLFWTIYLLPLLLFVIFLILKRKQAQDRSDIVKVRNKRAAKLSRNRLKSAKKLVRDNKDAQVYDEVLRALWQYLGDKLAIDQSRLNRERVFEEMREREVSEELISKVAELADLCEMARYAPTAVKTKSAEVYSQAVDLLVQLERAIK